AGGTGTGTCGGTGTGCCGCACCCTCTGAAGTCGAAGCCGCGTTGTGTGCAGGTGATGCTGTTGAGGGAGAAGGCCCGGTGGTACCGGCGGCGGACGTGGGGGACCAACTTCTCCCGGCAGCACCTGAGCCAGCTCAAGTCCCAGCACAACATTTCGTGGGAGcccgacggcggcggcggcggcgggccccACCGGCCCGCCTCGGTGCCCCGCCCTTCTCCCTGTGCCCAGGCTCCGGACTCGGCCAGGTGAGGCACCTGCGCCGGCCGCTGGCGTCTGCGCCCACGCTGGCTGCCGTCTGCGCCCGCGCCGGCCGCTGGCTGCTGGCTGCCGTCTGCGCCGGCCGCTGGCTGCCATCTGCGCCGCTCGTCATCCCGCCTGCGCTTGTGTCcctttctctccctccctccctccgcagCCGCCCCCGCGAAGGCCCGGCGGCGATAGAAGACGGCGAGGACGAGGATGACAAAGGTGCGGGACGCTTTCCCACTCCCGAGAATTACGGCGGGCCGCTTCACAGAACTCATCTTGATCTCACCACACCCACCTGCGGTACGCACACCCTGCGCTTGACAAAAGGACAAAAGTGATGCGTGTGTCTCCAGCAGGGGGCGGCATGCTGGTGGGCAAGGCCACTTCACGAGAAGCTTTTCAGGTGATTGATTTGATCACTCTGCGATCGGTCGAACGATGAAGCGACCGACGTGCTCCCTGCGCAGAGGCGCCACGGCGGCGATCCGGCGGCGCACGCCGAGCTTCCTCCGGAAGGGCCCGCGGCGTCCCGGCCGAGCTCGGCCGGGACGCGCGTCATCCGGGGCCTGCTGAGACACGCCGAATTCCAACACAACGGTGAGCGCCGGCCGTGGCTGCAGCAGCGGCCCGACGACATCTTGACCGTGCGGCGCTCGCGTGCGCGCAGGTGAGCTGGGCCTGAGGATCCGCTCGTCCGCCGCCGGCCGCCGCCGGCCGCTTGTGTCCCGACCGAGGTGACTCGCCGTCTCGTCTTTGCGGCGGCAggctggacttttttttttgcttgtttggaATGGTTAAGCGAGGCATATTTGAAGGCACCGGACGCTGGCGGCCACGTCTGCTTTCTCCTTGGGCCTAACGCCGGCCTCCCTTCTTTTGGGGCCAAGACGTCACGTGGAGTCGCTCGCTGGCGCCGGCCGTGCTGGAGCGAGGGCGGAACAGGCCGTGCCAATTCTGGGGGAGGAGctgagccgccgccgccgccgccacggaTGGACCGCTAACTCCACCTTCTTCCCATTGGTTCATTTCAGTCTCCTCCTTCGCTCTTCATTCTTGTACGACTTTTGTATCCTTTCTTGAGTTCTTATTTCCTTCATTCTTCTGACACACATTTGATGTGAGTGGTTCTTTAATTGTCACGGATTGCTCTCGCTCTTGGAAACTTCTCGTTTCCTCTCGGAACCTTTTATCCGGTGACGAAGAGTCCGTCCCGCGACGAGGCCTCCCGTTCCCCCGCTGATCAAATATTGTCCGGCTGCGGGCGTCACTTGCGCTCAAATTCCCGCTGAAGGTACAACGGTTTACCATAAACGTGTCTTTTGTGACGTCGCGGTTGTTATTTTGATGTCATTAATTGCCAGTGACGTGTGGCAATAAACGTGCTTGGCAAACATCGTGATGACTCTGAGCTCCCGCACTGGTGCGACATGCTCGTTCAGCATGCGTATATGCACTCCTGCATATACTGTACACACTCTCATTcactttctctctccctctccctcccaGGAAACAAAGAAGTGCTCCAGTCACTGGTCCAGATTAATAATAAACACCGTTTCTCATCACActtttttgattgacacttcATTTCCTCCAGGTGACCGTAAACACGTTGACCTCCGCGTGTGTgtagtgcgtgcgtgcgtgcgcgcgcggccgtgcgtgcgtgcgttggGGTTTTTTGCTTGCCCTATTTTCAGGTGGGGGGGCGGAGGCTTTGTGTGTATAAAATGCGGCGTGTGCTCTGGTCTCACATCACCTGCGCATTTGCTCCTCTCTTCGCCAACTCTGTTTTTGATATTTCGCTCCATCATCATGAAAGCGGTCGGCATCGCAGCGCTCGTTTCCCTCCGCCTCCTTGGCGTGCTGGCGCTGCTCCTGATCGGCTGCGTCCGGCGAGGGGAGGCGGGACCCGTCTTTCGGCCGCTCAGCCCAGTTTTGAGGAGTCCAAACACGTACCGGGCCGCAGAGGAAGTCTCGCTGCACGTAAGTGGTACGACCGCCACGTGAGCGTCGTCGCCGGCCCAGTATGACACCTTGCGGCCCTGCCGTGTTCTTTCCGTGTTGCCGTTCTTCAGGCTCAGCGCTCCGAGACGGAGGAGGAGTCAAACGTCAGGCTGAACGTTCCGGTGGCGGACGA
This genomic window from Syngnathus acus chromosome 23, fSynAcu1.2, whole genome shotgun sequence contains:
- the LOC119116965 gene encoding uncharacterized protein LOC119116965 isoform X3; the encoded protein is MTLSSRTGATCSFSMRICTPAYTVHTLIHFLSPSPSQETKKCSSHWSRLIINTVSHHTFLIDTSFPPAVGIAALVSLRLLGVLALLLIGCVRRGEAGPVFRPLSPVLRSPNTYRAAEEVSLHAQRSETEEESNVRLNVPVADEEEHVVVCCLHSNILDFYLKDVFDGLDDRHPRMHQLHSDLSRAGQDLKEHGCNAPHYQDHRHVVQFRDKLAQMDSSRGLKKALSEVNILFTYLHDNCVSAAR
- the LOC119116965 gene encoding uncharacterized protein LOC119116965 isoform X1; translation: MTLSSRTGATCSFSMRICTPAYTVHTLIHFLSPSPSQETKKCSSHWSRLIINTVSHHTFLIDTSFPPGDRKHVDLRVCVVRACVRARPCVRALGFFACPIFRWGGGGFVCIKCGVCSGLTSPAHLLLSSPTLFLIFRSIIMKAVGIAALVSLRLLGVLALLLIGCVRRGEAGPVFRPLSPVLRSPNTYRAAEEVSLHAQRSETEEESNVRLNVPVADEEEHVVVCCLHSNILDFYLKDVFDGLDDRHPRMHQLHSDLSRAGQDLKEHGCNAPHYQDHRHVVQFRDKLAQMDSSRGLKKALSEVNILFTYLHDNCVSAAR
- the mdm1 gene encoding nuclear protein MDM1 isoform X2 yields the protein MTLTSEYKRSYGRSRSVSPQPGDALARGKAGSREDRLGFERRCGPAAGARAHSASVVTARNKENDRKRTPGSAGSDPPLRPRRQRPQPVAGRAHSRAEKAERPYESASGIADAASPLLTAQQMLRPCRREASSFRLQPVAMETKAHVTEPQSRPLSSETEYRRSFRGVSPPRGPPRLRKHLECRQRVPLSDTRGKSQRMRKESEMMPHPQHAGPASQSEATPPPQVQRQRRNLLTEYEANFPFPQCGDTGETPQVMLLREKARWYRRRTWGTNFSRQHLSQLKSQHNISWEPDGGGGGGPHRPASVPRPSPCAQAPDSASSRPREGPAAIEDGEDEDDKGAGRFPTPENYGGPLHRTHLDLTTPTCAGGGMLVGKATSREAFQRRHGGDPAAHAELPPEGPAASRPSSAGTRVIRGLLRHAEFQHNGELGLRIRSSAAGRRRPLVSRPRRHVESLAGAGRAGARAEQAVPILGEELSRRRRRHGWTANSTFFPLVHFSLLLRSSFLYDFCILS
- the mdm1 gene encoding nuclear protein MDM1 isoform X1 → MTLTSEYKRSYGRSRSVSPQPGDALARGKAGSREDRLGFERRCGPAAGARAHSASVVTARNKENDRKRTPGSAGSDPPLRPRRQRPQPVAGRAHSRAEKAERPYESASGIADAASPLLTAQQMLRPCRREASSFRLQPVAMETKAHVTEPQSRPLSSETEYRRSFRGVSPPRGPPRLRKHLECRQRVPLSDTRGKSQRMRKESEMMPHPQHAGPASQSEATPPPQVQRQRRNLLTEYEANFPFPQCGDTGETPQVMLLREKARWYRRRTWGTNFSRQHLSQLKSQHNISWEPDGGGGGGPHRPASVPRPSPCAQAPDSASRPREGPAAIEDGEDEDDKGAGRFPTPENYGGPLHRTHLDLTTPTCAGGGMLVGKATSREAFQRRHGGDPAAHAELPPEGPAASRPSSAGTRVIRGLLRHAEFQHNGELGLRIRSSAAGRRRPLVSRPRRHVESLAGAGRAGARAEQAVPILGEELSRRRRRHGWTANSTFFPLVHFSLLLRSSFLKQRSAPVTGPD
- the LOC119116965 gene encoding uncharacterized protein LOC119116965 isoform X2, with protein sequence MTLSSRTGATCSFSMRICTPAYTVHTLIHFLSPSPSQETKKCSSHWSRLIINTVSHHTFLIDTSFPPGDRKHVDLRVCVVRACVRARPCVRALGFFACPIFRWGGGGFVCIKCGVCSGLTSPAHLLLSSPTLFLIFRSIIMKAVGIAALVSLRLLGVLALLLIGCVRRGEAGPVFRPLSPVLRSPNTYRAAEEVSLHAQRSETEEESNVRLNVPVADEEHVVVCCLHSNILDFYLKDVFDGLDDRHPRMHQLHSDLSRAGQDLKEHGCNAPHYQDHRHVVQFRDKLAQMDSSRGLKKALSEVNILFTYLHDNCVSAAR